One genomic window of Glycine max cultivar Williams 82 chromosome 16, Glycine_max_v4.0, whole genome shotgun sequence includes the following:
- the LOC100306543 gene encoding uncharacterized protein isoform X1: MDENMKQFQKKLTELEVEAEHILLARHQLVENDRLRNGNREALTALRKRARTTKSSVPSPFESIMKGVAGSSSRPLVQEVCTTCGKHDSSEQTWMMFPGTDLFARIPFHAAHTILETDQTQLDFESKRLQSIVKEKSYIISEAGVLADKISPGVLKSLVSLNDKPK, from the exons ATGGATGAGAACATGAAACAGTTCCAAAAGAAATTAACAGAACTGGAAGTGGAAGCTGAGCATATTCTTTTAGCCCGACATCAG CTGGTTGAGAACGATAGATTGAGAAATGGGAATAGAGAAGCACTTACTGCATTAAGGAAAAGGGCTCGAACAACAAAGAGCAGTGTTCCATCTCCTTTTGAATCAATAATGAAGGGAGTTGCAGGGTCCAGCTCAAGACCTTTGGTGCAAGAGGTTTGCACCACCTGTGGCAAACATGACTCTTCTGAGCAGACGTGGATGATGTTTCCAGGAACTGATCTGTTTGCCAGAATTCCATTTCATGCGGCTCATACTATATTGGAAACAG ATCAAACGCAGCTTGACTTTGAGTCAAAGAGACTACAGAGCATTGTGAAGGAAAAATCTTACATTATATCAGAGGCAGGTGTTCTTGCAGACAAGATAAGTCCTGGAGTGCTCAAATCACTTGTATCCTTAAACGACAAGCCAAAGTAA
- the LOC121173678 gene encoding protein trichome birefringence-like 3, which translates to MKYPRGKLPLPIIVITTCVLVFVAILYVERLSFLSSKSIFKFKPCPRKTTKTKSSDKKADEEVGVVNASTWIDDRFDFDPEECNVANGKWVFNHSIKPLYSDISCPYIDRQFSCVKNGRNDSDYHHWEWQPEDCTLPRCCSAAIEA; encoded by the exons ATGAAGTATCCCAGAGGAAAGCTTCCTCTTCCCATCATTGTCATCACAACATGTGTTCTTGTTTTTGTGGCTATCTTGTATGTAGAGAGGCTCAGTTTCCTCTCTTCCAAGTCCATTTTCAAGTTCAAACCATGTCCTAGAAAAACCACCAAAACAAAGTCTA GTGACAAAAAAGCAGATGAGGAGGTTGGGGTTGTGAATGCATCAACATGGATTGATGACAGGTTTGATTTTGACCCTGAGGAGTGCAATGTTGCAAATGGGAAATGGGTGTTTAACCATTCAATAAAGCCTCTCTACTCTGACATAAGCTGTCCATACATAGATAGACAATTTTCTTGTGTCAAGAATGGGAGGAATGATTCTGACTATCACCATTGGGAGTGGCAGCCAGAAGATTGCACCTTGCCACG CTGCTGCAGTGCTGCTATAGAAGCATGA
- the LOC102661445 gene encoding protein MAIN-LIKE 1-like, which translates to MEAPAAVEDIPADVGAEAAEDQPQGFPGGPSDPSVLTAYADHVACSVWTGEEHPELKLSSHGRKVHSLGRPVPAIEGLIAGTGLSPLIACSVDTGDRGLLSTFVERWYRETSSFHLSVGELTITLDDVSSLLHLPVIGDLHAFEPLHVDDAVQMLVDLLMVSPESARAETVQCRGPYVRLQWVRDIYQRRCQAGHWTAMARAYLLHLLGCTLFANKSATNVHVVYLEALRDLSITERYAWGVAALVHMYDQLSDASMSHSRQLGSYITLVQCWIYEHFPSVAESTADQDYDKASPRACRWIATKKTVKSIRTPSYRERLDRLRISDVCWIPYGEHREVRDFHVRSCYSGLLRWGPVVVYYRPERVVWQFGYTQTIPAPPVDSWVSYDDIHDMWMYYEDHIVPAGEVCVVPGACSSDYID; encoded by the exons ATGGAGGCACCAGCTGCTGTTGAGGACATTCCTGCAGACGTAGGCGCAGAGGCGGCTGAGGATCAGCCTCAGGGATTTCCGGGTGGTCCGAGCGACCCATCTGTGTTGACAGCGTATGCGGATCACGTTGCTTGCAGCGTATGGACGGGAGAG gagcaTCCTGAATTGAAGCTATCCTCTCATGGGAGGAAGGTCCACAGTTTAGGCAGGCCTGTCCCTGCCATTGAGGGACTTATTGCTGGTACAGGACTAAGTCCTCTGATCGCGTGTTCGGTAGACACCGGCGATCGGGGACTTTTGTCCACGTTTGTAGAGCGATGGTACCGGGAGACGTCTAGTTTCCATCTCTCGGTGGGAGAGCTCACCATCACATTGGACGACGTCTCCTCTCTTCTCCATCTTCCCGTTATTGGCGACTTACACGCATTTGAGCCCTTGCACGTGGACGATGCGGTTCAAATGCTGGTGGACTTGTTGATGGTCTCTCCAGAGTCTGCTAGGGCTGAGACAGTCCAGTGTCGCGGACCGTACGTACGCCTGCAATGGGTACGTGATATATATCAGCGCCGATGCCAGGCAGGTCATTGGACAGCTATGGCTCGCGCATATCTTCTTCACCTACTGGGTTGCACTttgtttgctaacaagagtgcaaccaatgTCCATGTTGTCTACTTGGAGGCCCTTCGTGACCTTAGTATAACAGAGAGGTACGCCTGGGGAGTGGCTGCTTTGGTTCATATGTACGACCAACTGAGCGATGCATCTATGAGCCACAGTCGACAACTTGGCAGTTACATCACACTGGTGCAg TGCTGGATTTACGAGCACTTTCCCTCGGTTGCGGAGTCCACCGCTGATCAAGACTACGACAAGGCTTCTCCGCGTGCGTGCAGGTGGATCGCGACGAAGAAGACCGTGAAGAGCATTCGCACACCGTCGTACAGGGAGCGCCTGGACCGACTCCGGATTTCAGATGTCTGTTGGATCCCTTATGGGGAGCATCGGGAGGTCCGGGACTTCCATGTCAGATCATGCTATTCTGGTCTCTTGCGCTGGGGGCCTGTTGTTGTTTATTACCGACCGGAGAGGGTCGTGTGGCAGTTTGGCTACACGCAGACCATTCCTGCTCCTCCTGTCGATTCATGGGTCTCGTATGATGATATACACGACATGTGGATGTACTACGAGGATCATATCGTACCTGCAGGTGAGGTGTGTGTTGTGCCAGGGGCATGTTCCAGTGACTACATCGACTAG
- the LOC102660054 gene encoding uncharacterized protein gives MQPTLKCVEALEYFKQEFGVHIEVTKMWRAMKEAKQLVEGNERKQYAKVFDYAHELLRSNPGSTVKINTVPSPEGPPQFQRLYICLAGCKKGFVAGCRPFIGLDGCFLKSAFGGNLLSAVGLDGNNHIYVIAYAVVDIENKDNWKWFLTLLHEDLGDYIQNGWNFMSDMQKGLIPALQEVMPGAPHRFCVLHLWKNFTKQWKSKELKGIVWQCAKSTTVAEFEGHMAHLKTINYQAWEYLNKWPKQAWTKAHFSTIPKVDNICNNTCEVFNSRILQYRCKPIITMLEEIRSYIMRTMAARKVKLSGKPGPLCPVQYKRLEKEFHFANQWTPIWCGDNMGLRYEVHMWGNKVEVNLGEWTCTCGVWQLTGMPCRHAIATITHKGGKPEDMCHEWLSIEAYNKTYQHFIEPVQGPQYWAQTQYTHPVPPHKRVQRGRPKKNRRRSVDEDNVTGHKLKRKLAEFTCGRCGQTNHNIRSCKNIGVPVRPNKYVAPSTSNEDDHLLSQDEQALNEAEEAAAHVQQDQVEINLSQPHLSQDSDMELMVPATIVPPIARNKLTITRAKQRKVADKDDAEN, from the exons ATGCAGCCAACCCTTAAATGTGTTGAAGCTTTGGAATATTTCAAGCAAGAGTTTGGAGTGCACATTGAAGTTACAAAGATGTGGAGAGCCATGAAAGAAGCAAAGCAATTAGTGGAAGGGAATGAGAGGAAACAATATGCCAAAGTATTTGATTATGCACATGAATTGTTGAGGAGCAATCCTGGATCAACAGTTAAGATCAACACAGTGCCAAGTCCAGAAGGTCCACCACAATTTCAGAGGCTATATATTTGTCTTGCTGGCTGTAAGAAGGGGTTTGTTGCTGGATGTAGACCATTCATAGGTCTAGATGGATGTTTCCTAAAGAGTGCATTTGGAGGAAACTTGCTCTCTGCTGTTGGGCTTGATGGCAATAACCACATCTATGTTATTGCTTATGCTGTTGTGGACATTGAGAACAAAGACAATTGGAAATGGTTTTTAACTTTGTTGCATGAAGATCTTGGGGATTACATACAGAATGGGTGGAATTTCATGTCAGACATGCAAAAG GGACTTATTCCAGCTTTACAGGAAGTCATGCCTGGTGCACCTCATAGATTTTGTGTCTTGCATCTTTGGAAAAATTTTACAAAGCAATGGAAAAGCAAGGAACTTAAAGGAATTGTGTGGCAATGTGCAAAATCCACTACTGTTGCTGAGTTTGAAGGCCATATGGCCCATTTGAAGACAATCAACTACCAGGCTTGGGAGTATTTGAATAAATGGCCCAAACAAGCATGGACAAAAGCCCACTTCAGTACAATACCCAAGGTGGACAATATATGCAACAACACTTGTgaggtattcaattccagaattcTGCAGTATAGATGCAAGCCTATTATCACAATGCTTGAAGAAATTAGAAGTTATATCATGAGAACCATGGCTGCCCGCAAGGTTAAACTTTCTGGAAAACCTGGACCATTATGTCCAGTGCAGTATAAAAGACTAGAAAAAGAATTCCATTTTGCTAATCAATGGACTCCCATTTGGTGTGGTGATAACATGGGCCTGAGATATGAGGTCCACATGTGGGGGAATAAGGTTGAGGTCAATTTAGGTGAATGGACATGCACTTGTGGAGTATGGCAACTAACAG GGATGCCATGCCGACATGCCATTGCAACAATAACTCACAAAGGAGGGAAGCCTGAGGACATGTGTCATGAGTGGCTGTCAATAGAAGCTTATAATAAGACATACCAGCATTTTATTGAACCAGTCCAAGGACCACAATATTGGGCCCAGACACAGTATACACACCCTGTTCCACCACATAAAAGGGTCCAAAGAGGAAGgccaaagaaaaatagaaggagATCTGTAGATGAGGACAATGTCACAGGACATAAGCTAAAGAGGAAATTGGCTGAGTTTACATGTGGAAGGTGTGGCCAAACCAATCATAACATTAGAAGCTGTAAAAATATTGGAGTTCCTGTTAGGCCAAATAAATATGTTGCACCATCAACTTCAAATGAGGATGACCACCTATTATCTCAAGATGAACAAGCTTTGAATGAGGCTGAAGAAGCTGCTGCTCATGTTCAACAAGATCAGGTGGAGATTAATTTATCTCAGCCTCATTTGTCACAAGATAGTGACATGGAGTTGATG GTCCCTGCAACTATTGTTCCACCAATAGCAAGGAATAAGCTAACCATAACAAGAGCCAAACAAAGGAAGGTTGCTGATAAAGATGATGCAGAAAACTGA
- the LOC102661183 gene encoding histone H2A.Z-specific chaperone CHZ1-like: MLYLECDPIRKAVENEDDLDDVPVAGHEEDVGAGEQRDAGEQMDAGKQRDGGEQRDIDAGEQRDGSEQRNTDAGEQRDGSEQRDAEAGEERDADGEERDVADSEEEKEVDSDETDAEWFINFSCMLNEVEAEVETDGYHSEELNIPISSDDEDEDVEVYPQYSQSSGVGEQKLELGMEFGTLDEFKSALREYSILMGREFKWKKNDK, translated from the exons ATGTTGTACTTGGAATGTGATCCAATTCGAAAAGCTGTTGAGAATGAGGATGATTTAGATGATGTACCTGTTGCTGGCCATGAGGAAG ATGTTGGTGCTGGAGAGCAGAGAGATGCTGGTGAGCAGATGGATGCTGGTAAGCAGAGGGATGGTGGTGAGCAGAGGGATATTGATGCTGGTGAGCAAAGAGATGGTAGTGAGCAGAGGAATACTGATGCTGGTGAGCAAAGAGATGGTAGTGAGCAGAGGGATGCTGAAGCTGGTGAGGAGAGAGATGCTGATGGTGAAGAGAGAGATGTTGCTGATAGTGAGGAGGAAAAGGAAGTTGACAGTGATGAGACAGATGCTGAGTGGTTTATAAATTTCTCTTGTATGTTGAATGAAGTTGAAGCTGAAGTTGAGACAGATGGTTATCATTCAGAGGAGCTTAATATCCCCATTAgtagtgatgatgaagatgaggatgttgaAGTTTATCCTCAATATAGTCAAAGTAGTGGAGTTGGTGAACAGAAGTTGGAATTAGGGATGGAGTTTGGTACTCTAGATGAATTTAAATCTGCCTTGAGGGAGTATAGCATATTGATGGGCAGGGAGTTCAAGTGGAAGAAGAATGATAAATAG